The following proteins are encoded in a genomic region of Oryctolagus cuniculus chromosome 6, mOryCun1.1, whole genome shotgun sequence:
- the EXOSC4 gene encoding exosome complex component RRP41 encodes MAGLELLSDQGYRVDGRRAGELRKIQARMGVFAQADGSAYIEQGNTKALAVVYGPHEIRGSRSRALPDRALVNCQYSSATFSTAERKRRPHGDRKSCELGLQLRQTFEAAILTQLHPRSQIDIYVQVLQADGGTYAACVNAATLAVLDAGIPMRDFVCACSAGFVDGTALTDLSHVEEASGSPQLALALLPASGQIALLEMDARLHEDHLEQVLEAAAQAARGVHTLLDRVVRQHVREASILLGD; translated from the exons ATGGCGGGCCTGGAGCTCTTGTCGGACCAGGGCTACCGGGTGGACGGACGGCGCGCCGGGGAGCTGCGCAAGATCCAGGCGCGGATGGGGGTGTTCGCGCAGGCCGACGGCTCGGCCTACATCGAGCAGGGCAACACCAAGGCGCTGGCGGTGGTGTACGGGCCGCACGAG ATCCGGGGCTCCCGCTCGCGCGCGCTGCCCGACCGGGCCCTGGTGAACTGCCAGTACAGCTCGGCGACGTTCAGCACAGCCGAGCGCAAGCGCCGGCCGCACGGGGACCGCAAGTCCTGTGAGCTGGGCCTGCAGCTGCGCCAGACCTTCGAGGCGGCCATCCTCACCCAGCTGCACCCACGCTCCCAGATCGACATCTACGTGCAG gtgctgcaggcggacGGGGGCACCTACGCGGCCTGTGTGAACGCGGCCACGCTGGCAGTGCTGGACGCCGGGATACCCATGCGGGACTTCGTGTGCGCCTGCTCGGCCGGCTTTGTGGACGGCACAGCGCTGACGGACCTCAGCCACGTGGAGGAGGCGTCGGGCAGCCCCCAgctggctctggccctgctgcCGGCCTCCGGCCAGATCGCGCTGCTGGAGATGGACGCTCGCCTGCACGAAGACCACCTGGAGCAGGTGCTGGAGGCGGCTGCGCAGGCTGCGCGCGGCGTGCACACCCTGCTGGACCGCGTCGTGCGGCAGCACGTGCGCGAGGCCTCCATCCTGCTGGGGGACTGA